One Aquila chrysaetos chrysaetos chromosome 22, bAquChr1.4, whole genome shotgun sequence genomic window carries:
- the SLC34A1 gene encoding sodium-dependent phosphate transport protein 2A isoform X3, with product MLPYRRESPALPRCPVRGGRVVHGPQFAYCPSPQALHRLPGAHTCPFTVGAVPCPDHGFPCPGSPGRLGEGRERYELDTLPWQGPRLGLDELQKPELGCWARVQSICVSLLKVPLMFGFLYLFVCSLDVLSSAFQLAGGKVAGDIFKDNAILSNPVAGLVVGILVTVLVQSSSTSTSIIVSMVSSGLLEVRSAIPIIMGSNIGTSVTNTIVALMQAGDRSEFKRAFAGATVHDCFNWLSVLVLLPLEVVSGYLHHVTRLVVATFNIRSGKDAPDLLKIITEPFTKLIIQLDKSVITGIAMGDESLRNRSLIRVWCGPTPPQTAAVEIGPPPNCTAPGHCSTKVIESLHNITRQKCEHLFTDTPLPDLAVGLVLLAGSLIVLCTCLILLVKLLNSLLKGQVAKAIQKVINTDLPHPLSWLTGYFAMVVGAGMTFVVQSSSVFTSAITPLIGLGVISIERAYPLTLGSNIGTTTTAILAALASPGDKLASSFQIALCHFFFNISGILLWYPLPFTRLPIRMAKALGERTAKYRWFAVLYLIVCFLLLPSLIFGISMAGWRALVGVGAPFLGLLFFVGLVNALQVRSPGRLPKWLQTWDFLPAWMHSLQPLDRLITRATLCCTDRCRSPEGWEEREGPRPDKARLGLDNPALSYPEEVPSPAVRVGSPRPTLHGATRL from the exons ATGCTGCCCTACCGGAGGgagagcccagccctgccccgctgcccggTGCGGGGAGGAAGGGTGGTGCACGGGCCCCAGTTCGCCTACTGCCCTAGCCCCCAAG ctctgcaccGGCTGCCGGGTGCCCACACCTGCCCCTTCACCGTCGGTGCGGTGCCTTGCCCTGACCATGGCTTCCCCTGCCCCGGCTCCCCCGGGCGCCTGGGCGAGGGCAGGGAGCGGTACGAGCTGGATACGCTGCCCTGGCAGGGGCCCCGGCTGGGCTTGGATGAGCTGCAGAAGCCAG AGCTGGGGTGCTGGGCCAGAGTCCAGTCCATCTGTGTCTCCCTTCTCAAGGTGCCCCTGATGTTCGGGTTCCTGTACCTCTTCGTGTGCTCCCTGGACGtgctcagctctgccttccAGCTGGCCGGAG GCAAGGTGGCTGGGGACATCTTCAAGGACAACGCCATCCTCTCTAACCCGGTGGCTGGGCTGGTGGTGGGCATCCTGGTGACCGTGCTGGTGCAGAgctcctccacctccacctccaTCATCGTCAGCATGGTCTCCTCGGGGC TGCTGGAGGTGCGTTCTGCCATCCCCATCATCATGGGCTCCAACATCGGCACCTCCGTCACCAACACCATTGTGGCCCTCATGCAGGCTGGTGACCGCAGTGAGTTCAAACG GGCCTTTGCCGGCGCCACAGTGCATGACTGCTTCAACTGGCTGTCGGTGCTGGTCCTGCTGCCGCTGGAGGTGGTGAGCGGGTACCTGCACCACGTCACCCGCCTGGTCGTGGCCACCTTCAACATCCGCAGTGGGAAGGATGCCCCCGACCTGCTGAAGATCATCACAGAGCCCTTCACCAAGCTCATCATCCAG CTGGACAAGTCGGTGATCACGGGCATTGCAATGGGGGACGAGAGCCTGCGCAATCGGAGCCTCATCCGTGTCTGGTGTGGCCCCACACCGCCACAG ACAGCTGCTGTGGAGATTGGGCCCCCCCCGAACTGCACGGCCCCCGGCCACTGCAGCACTAAGGTCATAGAGAGCCTCCACAACATCACCAGGCAGAAGT GCGAGCACCTCTTCACTGACACACCGCTGCCTGAcctggctgtggggctggtgctgctggctgggtcCCTCATCGTGCTCTGCACCTGCCTCATCCTCCTGGTCAAACTTCTCAACTCCCTGCTCAAGGGGCAGGTGGCCAAAGCCATCCAGAAAGTCATCAACACTG ACCTTCCGCACCCGCTCAGCTGGCTCACTGGGTACTTCGCCATGGTGGTGGGTGCTGGGATGACCTTCGTggtgcagagcagctctgtctTCACCTCAGCCATCACACCCCTGATCG GCCTGGGAGTGATCAGCATCGAGCGCGCCTACCCGCTGACCCTGGGCTCCAACATCGGCACTACCACCACCGCTATCCTGGCTGCCCTGGCCAGCCCAGGGGACAAGCTGGCCAGCTCCTTCCAG ATCGCCCTCTGCCACTTCTTCTTCAATATCTCCGGGATCCTGCTGTGGTACCCACTGCCTTTCACCCGCCTGCCCATCCGCATGGCCAAGGCACTGGGCGAGCGCACGGCCAAGTACCGCTGGTTTGCCGTGCTGTACCTCATCGtctgcttcctcctgctgccctccctcaTCTTCGGCATCTCCATGGCGGGCTGGCGGGCGCTGGTGGGGGTGGGCGCACCCTTCCTCGGCCTCCTCTTCTTCGTGGGGCTGGTGAACGCGCTGCAGGTACGCAGCCCCGGCCGCCTGCCCAAATGGCTGCAGACCTGGGACTTCCTCCCCGCCTGGATGCACTCGCTGCAGCCCCTAGACCGGCTCATCACTCGGGCCACCCTCTGCTGCACCGACCGCTGCCGCAGCCCTGAGGGCTGGGAGGAGCGCGAGGGCCCTCGTCCTGACAaggccaggctggggctggacAACCCCGCGCTCTCCTACCCTGAGGAGGTGCCCAGCCCCGCTGTCCGGGTGGGCTCCCCTCGCCCGACCCTGCACGGTGCCACCCGGCTCTAG
- the SLC34A1 gene encoding sodium-dependent phosphate transport protein 2A isoform X1, producing MPWGYPLTAGISGEEVSSKRRRGATRDSLDFALGVHIKGRGPPWATSLEGHVDVAWGHGAALRARPAPVSAGAMLPYRRESPALPRCPVRGGRVVHGPQFAYCPSPQALHRLPGAHTCPFTVGAVPCPDHGFPCPGSPGRLGEGRERYELDTLPWQGPRLGLDELQKPELGCWARVQSICVSLLKVPLMFGFLYLFVCSLDVLSSAFQLAGGKVAGDIFKDNAILSNPVAGLVVGILVTVLVQSSSTSTSIIVSMVSSGLLEVRSAIPIIMGSNIGTSVTNTIVALMQAGDRSEFKRAFAGATVHDCFNWLSVLVLLPLEVVSGYLHHVTRLVVATFNIRSGKDAPDLLKIITEPFTKLIIQLDKSVITGIAMGDESLRNRSLIRVWCGPTPPQTAAVEIGPPPNCTAPGHCSTKVIESLHNITRQKCEHLFTDTPLPDLAVGLVLLAGSLIVLCTCLILLVKLLNSLLKGQVAKAIQKVINTGLGVISIERAYPLTLGSNIGTTTTAILAALASPGDKLASSFQIALCHFFFNISGILLWYPLPFTRLPIRMAKALGERTAKYRWFAVLYLIVCFLLLPSLIFGISMAGWRALVGVGAPFLGLLFFVGLVNALQVRSPGRLPKWLQTWDFLPAWMHSLQPLDRLITRATLCCTDRCRSPEGWEEREGPRPDKARLGLDNPALSYPEEVPSPAVRVGSPRPTLHGATRL from the exons ATGCCGTGGGGTTACCCATTAACTGCAGGAATTTCTGGGGAGGAGGTGAGCAGCAAGCGGAGGCGAGGGGCAACACGGGACTCCTTAGACTTTGCTCTTGGCGTGCATATAAAGGGCCGCGGTCCCCCGTGGGCCACTTCGCTGGAGGGACACGTGGATGTGGCATGGGGACATGGTGCTGCCTTGAGAGCCCGGCCAGCCCCAG TCTCAGCAGGAGCGATGCTGCCCTACCGGAGGgagagcccagccctgccccgctgcccggTGCGGGGAGGAAGGGTGGTGCACGGGCCCCAGTTCGCCTACTGCCCTAGCCCCCAAG ctctgcaccGGCTGCCGGGTGCCCACACCTGCCCCTTCACCGTCGGTGCGGTGCCTTGCCCTGACCATGGCTTCCCCTGCCCCGGCTCCCCCGGGCGCCTGGGCGAGGGCAGGGAGCGGTACGAGCTGGATACGCTGCCCTGGCAGGGGCCCCGGCTGGGCTTGGATGAGCTGCAGAAGCCAG AGCTGGGGTGCTGGGCCAGAGTCCAGTCCATCTGTGTCTCCCTTCTCAAGGTGCCCCTGATGTTCGGGTTCCTGTACCTCTTCGTGTGCTCCCTGGACGtgctcagctctgccttccAGCTGGCCGGAG GCAAGGTGGCTGGGGACATCTTCAAGGACAACGCCATCCTCTCTAACCCGGTGGCTGGGCTGGTGGTGGGCATCCTGGTGACCGTGCTGGTGCAGAgctcctccacctccacctccaTCATCGTCAGCATGGTCTCCTCGGGGC TGCTGGAGGTGCGTTCTGCCATCCCCATCATCATGGGCTCCAACATCGGCACCTCCGTCACCAACACCATTGTGGCCCTCATGCAGGCTGGTGACCGCAGTGAGTTCAAACG GGCCTTTGCCGGCGCCACAGTGCATGACTGCTTCAACTGGCTGTCGGTGCTGGTCCTGCTGCCGCTGGAGGTGGTGAGCGGGTACCTGCACCACGTCACCCGCCTGGTCGTGGCCACCTTCAACATCCGCAGTGGGAAGGATGCCCCCGACCTGCTGAAGATCATCACAGAGCCCTTCACCAAGCTCATCATCCAG CTGGACAAGTCGGTGATCACGGGCATTGCAATGGGGGACGAGAGCCTGCGCAATCGGAGCCTCATCCGTGTCTGGTGTGGCCCCACACCGCCACAG ACAGCTGCTGTGGAGATTGGGCCCCCCCCGAACTGCACGGCCCCCGGCCACTGCAGCACTAAGGTCATAGAGAGCCTCCACAACATCACCAGGCAGAAGT GCGAGCACCTCTTCACTGACACACCGCTGCCTGAcctggctgtggggctggtgctgctggctgggtcCCTCATCGTGCTCTGCACCTGCCTCATCCTCCTGGTCAAACTTCTCAACTCCCTGCTCAAGGGGCAGGTGGCCAAAGCCATCCAGAAAGTCATCAACACTG GCCTGGGAGTGATCAGCATCGAGCGCGCCTACCCGCTGACCCTGGGCTCCAACATCGGCACTACCACCACCGCTATCCTGGCTGCCCTGGCCAGCCCAGGGGACAAGCTGGCCAGCTCCTTCCAG ATCGCCCTCTGCCACTTCTTCTTCAATATCTCCGGGATCCTGCTGTGGTACCCACTGCCTTTCACCCGCCTGCCCATCCGCATGGCCAAGGCACTGGGCGAGCGCACGGCCAAGTACCGCTGGTTTGCCGTGCTGTACCTCATCGtctgcttcctcctgctgccctccctcaTCTTCGGCATCTCCATGGCGGGCTGGCGGGCGCTGGTGGGGGTGGGCGCACCCTTCCTCGGCCTCCTCTTCTTCGTGGGGCTGGTGAACGCGCTGCAGGTACGCAGCCCCGGCCGCCTGCCCAAATGGCTGCAGACCTGGGACTTCCTCCCCGCCTGGATGCACTCGCTGCAGCCCCTAGACCGGCTCATCACTCGGGCCACCCTCTGCTGCACCGACCGCTGCCGCAGCCCTGAGGGCTGGGAGGAGCGCGAGGGCCCTCGTCCTGACAaggccaggctggggctggacAACCCCGCGCTCTCCTACCCTGAGGAGGTGCCCAGCCCCGCTGTCCGGGTGGGCTCCCCTCGCCCGACCCTGCACGGTGCCACCCGGCTCTAG
- the LOC115334141 gene encoding alpha-2Da adrenergic receptor-like, producing the protein MEPAGTLPNASGNGSEAGSAPHSPAATGLILLAALAVLLATLVGNALVVVAISTSRALRAPQNLFLVSLASADILVAVLVLPFSLANEVMGYWYFGGVWCSLYLALDVLLCTASIGHLCAISLDRYWAVTRAARLNLRRSPGRVKGMIGAVWAAAALVALPPLLRARPGGRECQLSQETWYVLASCAASFFAPCLVMVAVYCRIYHLTARRTAALLAARSPRPAGTGKKGPGVRMPGWRHRSQHQSVSLCRQRLVRAQERRFTVVLAVVMGAFVLCWFPFFFTYSLGAVCGEGCRVSKPLFSFFFWIGYCNSSLNPLIYTLFNRDFRAAFRRLLAVPHRHRT; encoded by the coding sequence ATGGAGCCAGCCGGCACCCTCCCCAATGCCTCCGGTAACGGCAGCGAGGCCGGCAGCGCCCCGCACTCGCCTGCGGCCACGGGACTCATCCTGCTGGCCGCCCTGGCcgtcctgctggccacgctggTGGGAAACGCGCTGGTGGTGGTGGCCATCTCCACCAGCCGAGCCCTGCGGGCCCCGCAGAACCTCTTCCTGGTGTCCCTGGCCTCGGCGGACATCCTGGTGGCCGTCCTCGTCCTGCCCTTCTCGCTGGCCAACGAGGTGATGGGCTACTGGTATTTTGGGGGCGTGTGGTGCAGCCTGTACCTGGCGCTGGACGTGCTGCTCTGCACCGCCTCCATCGGGCACCTCTGCGCCATCAGCCTCGACCGCTACTGGGCCGTCACCCGGGCAGCCCGGCTCAACCTGCGCCGCAGCCCCGGGCGGGTGAAGGGGATGATCGGGGCGGTTtgggcggcggcggccctgGTGGCACTGCCACCGCTCCTGCGGGCCCGGCCGGGGGGCCGAGAGTGCCAGCTGAGCCAGGAGACCTGGTACGTCCTGGCCTCCTGCGCCGCCTCCTTCTTCGCCCCCTGCCTCGTCATGGTTGCCGTCTACTGCCGCATCTACCACCTGACTGCCCGGCGGACGGCGGCCCTCCtcgccgcccgctccccgcgccccgccggcaCCGGCAAGAAGGGGCCGGGGGTCAGGATGCCGGGCTGGCGGCACCGGAGCCAGCACCAGAGCGTGTCGCTGTGCCGGCAGCGGCTGGTGCGGGCGCAGGAGCGGCGCTTCACCGTCGTGCTGGCCGTGGTGATGGGGGCCTTCGTGCTGTGCTGGTTCCCCTTCTTCTTCACCTACAGCCTGGGGGCTGTCTGCGGGGAGGGCTGCCGCGTCTCCAAGCCTCTCTTCAGCTTCTTCTTCTGGATCGGCTACTGCAACAGCAGCCTCAACCCCCTCATCTACACCCTCTTCAACCGGGACTTCCGCGCCGCCTTCCGCCGGCTCCTCGCCGTCCCCCACCGGCACCGCACCTAG
- the SLC34A1 gene encoding sodium-dependent phosphate transport protein 2A isoform X2, with protein MPWGYPLTAGISGEEVSSKRRRGATRDSLDFALGVHIKGRGPPWATSLEGHVDVAWGHGAALRARPAPVSAGAMLPYRRESPALPRCPVRGGRVVHGPQFAYCPSPQALHRLPGAHTCPFTVGAVPCPDHGFPCPGSPGRLGEGRERYELDTLPWQGPRLGLDELQKPELGCWARVQSICVSLLKVPLMFGFLYLFVCSLDVLSSAFQLAGGKVAGDIFKDNAILSNPVAGLVVGILVTVLVQSSSTSTSIIVSMVSSGLLEVRSAIPIIMGSNIGTSVTNTIVALMQAGDRSEFKRAFAGATVHDCFNWLSVLVLLPLEVVSGYLHHVTRLVVATFNIRSGKDAPDLLKIITEPFTKLIIQLDKSVITGIAMGDESLRNRSLIRVWCGPTPPQTAAVEIGPPPNCTAPGHCSTKVIESLHNITRQKCEHLFTDTPLPDLAVGLVLLAGSLIVLCTCLILLVKLLNSLLKGQVAKAIQKVINTDLPHPLSWLTGYFAMVVGAGMTFVVQSSSVFTSAITPLIGLGVISIERAYPLTLGSNIGTTTTAILAALASPGDKLASSFQIALCHFFFNISGILLWYPLPFTRLPIRMAKALGERTAKYRWFAVLYLIVCFLLLPSLIFGISMAGWRALVGVGAPFLGLLFFVGLVNALQVRSPGRLPKWLQTWDFLPAWMHSLQPLDRLITRATLCCTDRCRSPEGWEEREGPRPDKARLGLDNPALSYPEEVPSPAVRVGSPRPTLHGATRL; from the exons ATGCCGTGGGGTTACCCATTAACTGCAGGAATTTCTGGGGAGGAGGTGAGCAGCAAGCGGAGGCGAGGGGCAACACGGGACTCCTTAGACTTTGCTCTTGGCGTGCATATAAAGGGCCGCGGTCCCCCGTGGGCCACTTCGCTGGAGGGACACGTGGATGTGGCATGGGGACATGGTGCTGCCTTGAGAGCCCGGCCAGCCCCAG TCTCAGCAGGAGCGATGCTGCCCTACCGGAGGgagagcccagccctgccccgctgcccggTGCGGGGAGGAAGGGTGGTGCACGGGCCCCAGTTCGCCTACTGCCCTAGCCCCCAAG ctctgcaccGGCTGCCGGGTGCCCACACCTGCCCCTTCACCGTCGGTGCGGTGCCTTGCCCTGACCATGGCTTCCCCTGCCCCGGCTCCCCCGGGCGCCTGGGCGAGGGCAGGGAGCGGTACGAGCTGGATACGCTGCCCTGGCAGGGGCCCCGGCTGGGCTTGGATGAGCTGCAGAAGCCAG AGCTGGGGTGCTGGGCCAGAGTCCAGTCCATCTGTGTCTCCCTTCTCAAGGTGCCCCTGATGTTCGGGTTCCTGTACCTCTTCGTGTGCTCCCTGGACGtgctcagctctgccttccAGCTGGCCGGAG GCAAGGTGGCTGGGGACATCTTCAAGGACAACGCCATCCTCTCTAACCCGGTGGCTGGGCTGGTGGTGGGCATCCTGGTGACCGTGCTGGTGCAGAgctcctccacctccacctccaTCATCGTCAGCATGGTCTCCTCGGGGC TGCTGGAGGTGCGTTCTGCCATCCCCATCATCATGGGCTCCAACATCGGCACCTCCGTCACCAACACCATTGTGGCCCTCATGCAGGCTGGTGACCGCAGTGAGTTCAAACG GGCCTTTGCCGGCGCCACAGTGCATGACTGCTTCAACTGGCTGTCGGTGCTGGTCCTGCTGCCGCTGGAGGTGGTGAGCGGGTACCTGCACCACGTCACCCGCCTGGTCGTGGCCACCTTCAACATCCGCAGTGGGAAGGATGCCCCCGACCTGCTGAAGATCATCACAGAGCCCTTCACCAAGCTCATCATCCAG CTGGACAAGTCGGTGATCACGGGCATTGCAATGGGGGACGAGAGCCTGCGCAATCGGAGCCTCATCCGTGTCTGGTGTGGCCCCACACCGCCACAG ACAGCTGCTGTGGAGATTGGGCCCCCCCCGAACTGCACGGCCCCCGGCCACTGCAGCACTAAGGTCATAGAGAGCCTCCACAACATCACCAGGCAGAAGT GCGAGCACCTCTTCACTGACACACCGCTGCCTGAcctggctgtggggctggtgctgctggctgggtcCCTCATCGTGCTCTGCACCTGCCTCATCCTCCTGGTCAAACTTCTCAACTCCCTGCTCAAGGGGCAGGTGGCCAAAGCCATCCAGAAAGTCATCAACACTG ACCTTCCGCACCCGCTCAGCTGGCTCACTGGGTACTTCGCCATGGTGGTGGGTGCTGGGATGACCTTCGTggtgcagagcagctctgtctTCACCTCAGCCATCACACCCCTGATCG GCCTGGGAGTGATCAGCATCGAGCGCGCCTACCCGCTGACCCTGGGCTCCAACATCGGCACTACCACCACCGCTATCCTGGCTGCCCTGGCCAGCCCAGGGGACAAGCTGGCCAGCTCCTTCCAG ATCGCCCTCTGCCACTTCTTCTTCAATATCTCCGGGATCCTGCTGTGGTACCCACTGCCTTTCACCCGCCTGCCCATCCGCATGGCCAAGGCACTGGGCGAGCGCACGGCCAAGTACCGCTGGTTTGCCGTGCTGTACCTCATCGtctgcttcctcctgctgccctccctcaTCTTCGGCATCTCCATGGCGGGCTGGCGGGCGCTGGTGGGGGTGGGCGCACCCTTCCTCGGCCTCCTCTTCTTCGTGGGGCTGGTGAACGCGCTGCAGGTACGCAGCCCCGGCCGCCTGCCCAAATGGCTGCAGACCTGGGACTTCCTCCCCGCCTGGATGCACTCGCTGCAGCCCCTAGACCGGCTCATCACTCGGGCCACCCTCTGCTGCACCGACCGCTGCCGCAGCCCTGAGGGCTGGGAGGAGCGCGAGGGCCCTCGTCCTGACAaggccaggctggggctggacAACCCCGCGCTCTCCTACCCTGAGGAGGTGCCCAGCCCCGCTGTCCGGGTGGGCTCCCCTCGCCCGACCCTGCACGGTGCCACCCGGCTCTAG